A window of Streptomyces sp. DG1A-41 contains these coding sequences:
- a CDS encoding cytochrome P450, whose translation MNDQTDNGLQVVRGCPVAHHGAELTRLYGPEAATDPTGIYERLRKEHGSVAPVLLEGDVPAWLVLGYRDNRRVLDNPRQYSRDARIWRDWREGRIEETSPIMPMVGWRPDCVSQDGEPHRRLRGAVTDGLQAAAVRGIRRHVTHFANKQIDAFADAGRADLVADYAEQLPMLVLTRMLGLPAADGLRLIESCAQVFKGGEGALEHNDRIMQILAELAERKRAEPGSDFATALLEHPAGLDHDEVVSHLRLVLIAAHTTTSNLLARVLQRVLTDAARLSGLVSGELDISSVVEEVMWDTPPLSVLPGRFATADLELGGHHVQEGELLVLGLAAGNLDPEVRPDSAVAVQGNQSHLAFSAGPHECPGQNIGQSIIEIGVDVLLHRLPDLRLAVPPEELSSTASTWESRLDSLPVEFAV comes from the coding sequence ATGAACGATCAGACCGACAACGGCCTCCAGGTTGTGCGAGGCTGCCCCGTCGCCCACCACGGGGCCGAACTCACCCGGCTGTACGGGCCGGAGGCCGCGACCGACCCCACGGGCATCTACGAGCGGCTGCGCAAGGAACACGGCTCCGTCGCGCCGGTGCTGCTCGAAGGCGACGTACCGGCCTGGCTCGTCCTCGGCTACCGCGACAACCGGCGGGTGCTCGACAACCCCCGCCAGTACAGCCGGGACGCCCGGATCTGGCGGGACTGGCGCGAGGGCCGGATCGAGGAGACCTCGCCGATCATGCCGATGGTCGGCTGGCGCCCCGACTGTGTGTCCCAGGACGGCGAACCGCACCGCAGGCTGCGCGGCGCCGTCACTGACGGGCTGCAGGCGGCGGCCGTCCGGGGCATCCGGCGGCACGTCACGCACTTCGCGAACAAGCAGATCGACGCGTTCGCCGACGCCGGGCGCGCCGACCTCGTGGCCGACTACGCCGAGCAACTGCCGATGCTCGTGCTCACCAGGATGCTGGGCCTTCCCGCGGCGGACGGGCTACGCCTGATCGAGTCGTGCGCCCAGGTCTTCAAGGGCGGTGAGGGCGCCCTCGAGCACAACGACCGGATCATGCAGATCCTCGCGGAACTCGCCGAGCGCAAGCGGGCCGAGCCGGGCTCCGACTTCGCCACGGCCCTGCTGGAGCACCCCGCCGGCCTCGACCACGACGAGGTCGTCAGCCATCTGCGCCTGGTGCTGATCGCCGCGCACACCACCACCAGCAACCTGCTGGCCCGAGTCCTGCAACGGGTCCTCACCGACGCCGCCCGGCTGTCCGGTCTGGTCAGTGGGGAGCTGGACATCTCCTCAGTGGTGGAAGAGGTCATGTGGGACACCCCGCCGCTGTCCGTGCTGCCGGGCCGGTTCGCAACCGCCGACCTGGAGCTCGGAGGCCATCACGTCCAGGAGGGAGAACTGCTCGTCCTGGGCCTGGCCGCCGGCAACCTCGACCCGGAGGTACGGCCCGACTCGGCCGTCGCCGTGCAGGGCAACCAGTCGCACCTGGCGTTCAGCGCCGGACCGCACGAGTGCCCGGGGCAGAACATCGGCCAGTCCATCATCGAGATCGGCGTGGACGTCCTGCTGCACCGGCTGCCGGACCTGCGCCTGGCTGTGCCGCCGGAAGAACTCAGCTCGACCGCCTCCACCTGGGAGTCCCGGCTGGACAGCCTGCCGGTCGAGTTCGCCGTCTAG
- a CDS encoding VOC family protein: MALVKAGVLVLDCAEPEKLAVFYKELLEGEESDATANRVEIKSADGFRIALRRDVNATPPSWPRPENSLQAHLEFVVDDLDAVERRVISLGGRPLEAKEASGPLEERGYADPAGHSFTLRRTAPTAPKQG; this comes from the coding sequence ATGGCACTGGTGAAAGCGGGGGTCCTCGTGCTCGACTGTGCCGAGCCCGAGAAGCTCGCCGTGTTCTACAAGGAACTGCTGGAGGGGGAGGAGTCGGACGCGACGGCCAACCGGGTGGAGATCAAGAGCGCCGACGGCTTCCGGATCGCCCTGCGCCGGGACGTCAACGCGACCCCGCCCAGCTGGCCGCGCCCCGAGAACTCCCTCCAGGCGCACCTGGAGTTCGTGGTGGACGACCTCGACGCGGTGGAACGCCGGGTCATCAGCCTCGGCGGCCGTCCGCTGGAGGCCAAGGAGGCCTCGGGCCCCCTGGAGGAGCGCGGCTACGCCGACCCGGCAGGCCACTCCTTCACCCTGCGCCGCACCGCGCCGACCGCACCCAAGCAGGGCTGA
- a CDS encoding ATP-binding protein — translation MELATPPPAARAPVAWYSWWLMPLGLGGGTVAATFMSSERLTTAVAGVAATAAGAVCVRLLLRTRAQLSRAEGSFRATQAEHNQQWQQHVAGLERKFSAERVTLESQLTEQNAAYERRLAEQSATYESQLADQSRAYEERLTEQARSYEAQLADQAEVWQEQLSHQLAAVARLADEQLPDAMARLRSGEAIDDVLPTVNQCAKVSADLQAELRKLLRTALIGLEAEFDRSTTAEQAVISIGNRIHVLTSKLRGRLHEMQGEHGRLPAVARGLMELDQALGPADSLAASIGVLGGSDRPGRQWQEPQRLLSVVRGGIGRIKDFHRVQVRHLPELGVDGGLVDHLTLIFAHLLDNAARYSPPTEPVLISGKEVPNGVGIEIQDSGKGLSEEKKREAEHALAGTAPGAGLGGITEDASIGLRVVGALARRYGIRVTFADSPWLGTSVVVVVPHKYFSPMPAAATAQAAPAPEARPAAAAPARETAPAAQTQSVETTPGGLPRRRNKRNETDGPRQAEGTDRSTVSAVPPDASFSGLAAFATAGRDAEEASRAADDRDTTAGRESTEHRTEESD, via the coding sequence ATGGAACTCGCCACTCCGCCACCGGCGGCGCGGGCCCCTGTCGCCTGGTACAGCTGGTGGTTGATGCCACTGGGCTTGGGAGGCGGGACGGTTGCCGCCACGTTCATGAGCTCGGAGCGACTAACCACGGCCGTCGCCGGTGTCGCGGCGACGGCGGCCGGTGCCGTGTGCGTACGCCTGCTGCTGCGCACCCGGGCCCAACTGAGCCGCGCGGAGGGTTCCTTCCGCGCCACACAGGCCGAACACAACCAGCAGTGGCAGCAGCACGTGGCGGGCCTGGAACGGAAGTTCTCCGCCGAGCGCGTCACCCTGGAGTCCCAGCTCACCGAGCAGAACGCGGCCTACGAACGGCGCCTCGCCGAGCAGAGCGCCACGTACGAGTCGCAACTCGCCGACCAGTCCCGGGCGTACGAGGAACGGCTGACCGAGCAGGCCAGGTCCTACGAGGCCCAGCTCGCCGACCAGGCCGAGGTCTGGCAGGAGCAGTTGTCCCACCAGCTCGCCGCGGTCGCCCGGCTCGCCGACGAGCAACTGCCCGACGCCATGGCCAGGCTGCGTTCCGGCGAGGCCATCGACGACGTCCTGCCGACCGTCAACCAGTGCGCGAAGGTCAGCGCCGACCTCCAGGCCGAACTGCGCAAGCTGCTGCGCACGGCCCTGATCGGCCTCGAGGCGGAGTTCGACCGCTCGACCACCGCCGAGCAGGCCGTGATCAGCATCGGCAACCGCATCCACGTCCTGACCAGCAAGCTCCGCGGCCGACTCCACGAGATGCAGGGCGAGCACGGCAGGCTCCCGGCCGTCGCCCGCGGTCTGATGGAGCTCGACCAGGCACTCGGCCCCGCCGACTCGCTCGCCGCGAGCATCGGTGTACTCGGCGGCTCGGACCGTCCGGGACGCCAGTGGCAGGAACCGCAGCGGCTGCTGAGCGTGGTGCGTGGCGGCATCGGCCGGATCAAGGACTTCCACCGCGTCCAGGTGCGCCACCTGCCCGAACTCGGCGTCGACGGCGGCCTCGTGGACCACCTCACGCTGATCTTCGCCCACCTCCTCGACAACGCGGCCCGCTACTCGCCGCCCACCGAGCCGGTGCTCATCTCCGGCAAGGAGGTCCCCAACGGCGTCGGCATCGAGATCCAGGACTCCGGCAAGGGCCTGAGCGAGGAGAAGAAGCGCGAGGCCGAGCACGCCCTGGCCGGCACCGCGCCCGGCGCGGGCCTCGGCGGCATCACCGAGGACGCGAGCATCGGTCTGCGCGTCGTCGGCGCCCTGGCCCGCCGCTACGGCATCCGTGTCACCTTCGCGGACTCGCCGTGGCTCGGCACCTCCGTGGTGGTCGTGGTTCCCCACAAGTACTTCAGCCCGATGCCCGCGGCCGCGACCGCCCAGGCCGCGCCCGCCCCGGAGGCCCGCCCCGCCGCGGCCGCCCCGGCCCGCGAGACGGCACCGGCGGCGCAGACGCAAAGCGTGGAGACCACCCCCGGCGGACTGCCCCGGCGCCGCAACAAGCGGAACGAGACGGACGGGCCCCGGCAGGCCGAGGGGACCGACCGGAGCACCGTCTCCGCCGTCCCGCCGGACGCCTCCTTCTCCGGCCTCGCGGCCTTCGCCACCGCCGGACGCGACGCCGAAGAGGCATCCCGCGCGGCCGACGACCGCGACACCACCGCCGGACGCGAGTCCACCGAGCACCGCACCGAAGAGAGCGACTAG
- a CDS encoding cation diffusion facilitator family transporter, which yields MSCVCPGERVPLFPPTARCEHRRPGQSAWVSTEGSDRRTRVTVLVALAANLVIAAAKAVGGLAAGSPALLSEAAHSVADSLNEVFLLAALRRSRRPADRRHPFGYGKERFFWSLLAAVGIFVMGGCFSFFQGFEALASGGEEELGGYVAGLIVLGIALLAEGASLLRALYQVRRQGGRGAGLRDPALRTVVAEDGTAVLGVTLAIAGMALHMATGQVVWEASASLAIGALLVYVAYRLGRDARDQLIGEAADREARGRIRELLRAQPEIDSVEALFTMKTGLDSALVAARVDLVPGLDSERVEDVAVRIKRSIARTVPEADQIFLDVTDRHAREAAESPAATGERGGA from the coding sequence TTGTCGTGCGTGTGCCCTGGTGAACGCGTTCCCCTTTTTCCGCCGACGGCACGGTGTGAGCACCGCCGACCGGGGCAATCGGCGTGGGTGAGTACAGAAGGATCTGATCGGAGGACACGCGTCACCGTGCTGGTGGCGCTCGCCGCCAACCTGGTGATCGCGGCGGCCAAGGCGGTCGGCGGCCTGGCCGCGGGATCGCCGGCACTGCTGTCGGAGGCGGCCCACTCGGTGGCCGACAGTCTGAACGAGGTTTTCTTACTGGCGGCCCTGCGCCGCAGCCGCCGCCCCGCCGACCGGCGTCACCCCTTCGGCTACGGCAAGGAGCGGTTCTTCTGGTCGCTCCTCGCGGCCGTCGGGATCTTCGTCATGGGCGGGTGCTTCTCCTTCTTCCAGGGCTTCGAGGCTCTGGCGAGCGGAGGGGAGGAGGAACTCGGCGGCTATGTCGCCGGTCTGATCGTGCTCGGTATCGCCCTCCTCGCGGAGGGCGCCTCTCTGCTGCGGGCGCTGTACCAGGTGCGCCGGCAGGGCGGCAGGGGCGCCGGGCTGCGCGATCCCGCCCTGCGCACGGTCGTGGCCGAGGACGGCACCGCGGTGCTCGGCGTCACGCTGGCCATCGCCGGTATGGCGCTGCACATGGCCACGGGCCAGGTGGTGTGGGAGGCGTCCGCCTCCCTGGCGATCGGCGCGCTGCTGGTCTACGTCGCCTACAGGCTGGGCCGTGACGCCCGCGACCAGCTGATCGGCGAGGCGGCCGACCGGGAGGCGCGCGGGCGGATCCGGGAGTTGCTGCGGGCACAGCCCGAGATCGACAGCGTGGAGGCGCTGTTCACCATGAAGACGGGCCTCGACTCGGCCCTCGTGGCCGCCCGCGTCGACCTCGTGCCCGGCCTGGACAGCGAGCGTGTCGAGGACGTCGCCGTCCGCATCAAGCGCTCCATAGCCCGAACGGTCCCCGAGGCCGACCAGATCTTCCTCGACGTCACCGACCGTCACGCGCGGGAGGCAGCAGAAAGCCCCGCCGCGACGGGGGAACGCGGCGGGGCCTGA
- a CDS encoding pyridoxamine 5'-phosphate oxidase family protein, whose product MTSAPVRTAEQRTKDTLHRLEHDVDAWVATADGTSGTPYLVPLSFLWNGSYLLFATPASSPTGRNLAATGRTRVGIGPTRDVVLVEGTVETVQPGELTEQDAELFAAKTGFDPRLLATPYLYFRVVPRRVQAWREADELDGRELMRDGRWLTAD is encoded by the coding sequence ATGACGTCCGCACCCGTACGCACTGCTGAGCAGCGCACGAAGGACACCCTGCACCGTCTGGAACACGACGTGGACGCCTGGGTCGCCACGGCCGACGGCACGTCGGGGACTCCGTACCTCGTCCCGCTGTCCTTCCTCTGGAACGGCTCGTATCTCCTGTTCGCCACGCCCGCGTCGAGCCCCACCGGACGGAACCTCGCCGCGACCGGCCGGACCCGCGTCGGCATCGGGCCGACCCGTGACGTCGTGCTCGTCGAGGGCACCGTCGAGACCGTCCAGCCCGGCGAGCTGACCGAGCAGGACGCCGAACTCTTCGCCGCCAAAACCGGGTTCGACCCCCGCCTGCTGGCCACGCCGTACCTCTACTTCCGCGTCGTGCCTCGGCGGGTGCAGGCCTGGCGGGAGGCCGACGAGCTGGACGGCCGCGAACTCATGCGCGACGGACGGTGGCTGACGGCCGACTGA
- a CDS encoding NADP-dependent oxidoreductase: MSTQNTMRAISQDVLGGPEALKEVEVERPEPRPNEVLVRVRAAGVNPTDWKHRATGGFLGEPPFVLGWDVSGVVEAVGIGVAAFAPGDEVFGMLPYPFGHGSHAEYVIAPVRALARKPAGIDHVQAGALPLVSLTAWQALVEHADLKPGQRVLIHAAAGGVGHVAVQIAKTRGAHVIGTASAGKHEFLREIGVDEAVDYRETDFTEAVKDVDVVLDTIGGDNALRSLRVLRPGGVVVSILPVGSDDFYREAERLGVRAVRMLVDADRTGMETIAELAGTGRLRATIAGTFPLAAAAEAHASGDTGRTTGKLVLVND; this comes from the coding sequence ATGAGCACTCAGAACACGATGCGAGCCATCAGCCAGGACGTCCTCGGCGGCCCCGAGGCCCTGAAGGAAGTGGAAGTCGAGCGCCCGGAACCCCGGCCGAACGAGGTGCTGGTCCGGGTGCGGGCCGCCGGGGTCAACCCGACCGACTGGAAGCACCGCGCCACGGGCGGTTTCCTGGGCGAGCCGCCCTTCGTCCTCGGCTGGGACGTCTCCGGGGTGGTGGAGGCGGTCGGTATCGGCGTCGCGGCGTTCGCGCCCGGTGACGAGGTCTTCGGCATGCTGCCGTATCCGTTCGGGCACGGCTCGCACGCCGAGTACGTGATCGCTCCGGTCCGCGCCCTCGCGCGCAAGCCGGCCGGGATCGACCACGTCCAGGCGGGCGCGCTCCCGCTGGTGTCGCTGACCGCCTGGCAGGCGCTGGTCGAGCACGCCGACCTGAAGCCCGGGCAGCGGGTGCTGATCCACGCCGCGGCGGGCGGGGTCGGGCACGTGGCGGTGCAGATCGCCAAGACGCGCGGCGCCCATGTGATCGGCACCGCGAGCGCGGGCAAGCACGAGTTCCTGCGGGAGATCGGCGTGGACGAGGCGGTGGACTACCGGGAGACGGACTTCACCGAGGCCGTGAAGGACGTCGACGTCGTCCTGGACACGATCGGCGGCGACAACGCCCTGCGCTCGCTGCGCGTGCTGCGCCCGGGTGGGGTCGTGGTGTCGATCCTGCCGGTGGGCTCGGACGACTTCTACCGGGAGGCCGAGCGGCTCGGTGTGCGAGCGGTCCGGATGCTGGTCGACGCCGACCGAACCGGCATGGAGACGATCGCGGAACTCGCCGGGACGGGCAGGCTCCGCGCCACGATCGCCGGAACCTTCCCGCTGGCCGCCGCAGCAGAGGCCCACGCCTCGGGCGACACGGGCCGGACGACGGGGAAGCTGGTGCTGGTGAACGACTGA
- a CDS encoding roadblock/LC7 domain-containing protein — protein sequence MTQQGTDVSWALRDLVESIQEISFALVASSDGKAITSYGAEDPDDVDRFAAVVAGLQALAQPVAEQFPKYAGQLRLAMIEVDGGHLFVVRAGVETYLGVLAREGLDQGLLGHQMRDLARRMGELLGTTPRLEEHSG from the coding sequence ATGACGCAGCAAGGAACAGATGTGAGCTGGGCGCTCCGCGATCTCGTCGAAAGCATCCAGGAGATCAGTTTCGCCCTGGTGGCCTCCAGCGACGGCAAGGCCATCACCTCCTACGGCGCCGAAGACCCCGACGACGTCGACCGCTTCGCCGCCGTGGTGGCCGGCCTCCAGGCGCTGGCCCAGCCGGTCGCCGAGCAGTTCCCCAAGTACGCCGGGCAACTGCGCCTCGCGATGATCGAGGTCGACGGCGGGCACCTCTTCGTCGTCCGCGCCGGTGTGGAGACGTACCTCGGTGTCCTCGCCAGGGAGGGCCTCGACCAGGGCCTGCTCGGGCACCAGATGAGGGACCTGGCACGCAGGATGGGTGAGCTCCTCGGCACCACTCCGCGCCTGGAGGAGCACTCTGGATGA
- a CDS encoding ATP/GTP-binding protein — MDLKGFDQPGGRAAGDTRSVKVMIAGGFGTGKTTMVRSVSDIKPLTTEETLTQASVDVDDLIGVADKTQTTVSLDFGKIGINESLVLYLFGTPGQERFWFLWNGLFKGALGAIVLVDTRRLESSFRAIEEMERQDVPFVVALNVFPDSRNYPVEEIRDALDIPEHTPVVAFDARDRASSRDVLVALIHHLKERSAVALEPR, encoded by the coding sequence GTGGACTTGAAAGGCTTTGACCAACCCGGAGGGCGGGCGGCCGGGGACACCCGCTCGGTGAAGGTGATGATCGCCGGCGGGTTCGGTACCGGGAAGACCACCATGGTCCGGTCGGTCAGCGACATCAAGCCGCTCACCACCGAGGAGACCCTCACCCAGGCCAGCGTCGACGTCGACGATCTCATCGGCGTCGCCGACAAGACGCAGACCACCGTCAGCCTGGACTTCGGCAAGATCGGCATCAACGAGAGCCTGGTGCTCTACCTCTTCGGCACGCCGGGCCAGGAACGGTTCTGGTTCCTGTGGAACGGGCTGTTCAAGGGGGCGCTCGGCGCGATCGTCCTGGTGGACACGCGCCGCCTGGAATCCAGTTTCCGGGCGATCGAGGAGATGGAGCGGCAGGACGTCCCGTTCGTCGTCGCGCTGAACGTCTTCCCCGACTCCCGGAACTACCCGGTCGAGGAGATCCGGGACGCCCTGGACATCCCCGAGCACACCCCGGTCGTGGCCTTCGACGCCCGCGACCGGGCCTCCAGCCGTGACGTCCTCGTCGCCCTCATCCACCACCTGAAGGAACGCTCGGCCGTGGCCCTGGAGCCCCGATGA
- a CDS encoding helix-turn-helix domain-containing protein produces the protein MRRERVVVLALDGVYPFELGIPSRILGAADGRYEVLTCSVDGGPVRTEADFGITVEHGPEVLATADTVVIAPVAPAHLSDDVPDKVLAALALIRPGTRIVSICTGAFVLAAAGLLDGRRATTHWRVADRFRRMFPHVDLDPDVLFVDDHPILTSAGAASGVDICLHLVRKDHGSRLANTVARRCVVPPFRDGGQAQYIEQPVPEQGAASTAATRSWALERLGEPLTLADLAGHARMSLRTFARRFHDEVGLSPGRWLIQQRVARARHLLESSDLTVDQIAGRVGFATGASLRQHLNAAIGVTPQAYRRTFQTTR, from the coding sequence ATGCGGCGTGAGCGAGTGGTGGTCCTGGCCCTGGACGGCGTGTACCCGTTCGAACTGGGCATCCCCAGCCGGATCCTGGGCGCGGCCGACGGTCGGTACGAGGTTCTGACCTGCTCGGTCGACGGCGGACCCGTGCGCACCGAGGCGGACTTCGGCATCACCGTGGAACACGGCCCCGAAGTCCTCGCCACGGCCGACACCGTGGTGATCGCCCCCGTCGCGCCGGCCCATCTGAGCGACGACGTGCCCGACAAGGTCCTGGCCGCGCTCGCGCTCATCCGCCCCGGGACGCGCATCGTCTCCATCTGCACCGGCGCCTTCGTCCTGGCCGCCGCCGGACTGCTCGACGGGCGCAGGGCGACCACCCACTGGCGGGTCGCCGACCGCTTCCGGCGCATGTTCCCGCACGTCGACCTCGACCCGGACGTGCTGTTCGTCGACGACCATCCGATCCTCACCTCCGCCGGAGCCGCCTCCGGCGTGGACATCTGCCTGCACTTGGTCCGCAAGGACCACGGCAGTCGGCTGGCCAACACCGTCGCCCGCCGCTGCGTGGTCCCGCCGTTCCGGGACGGCGGCCAGGCCCAGTACATCGAACAGCCCGTCCCCGAACAGGGCGCCGCGAGCACCGCGGCCACCCGCTCCTGGGCCCTGGAGCGCCTCGGTGAACCGCTCACCCTTGCCGACCTCGCCGGCCACGCCCGGATGAGCCTGCGCACCTTCGCCCGCCGCTTCCACGACGAGGTGGGACTCAGCCCCGGCCGCTGGCTGATCCAGCAGCGGGTGGCCCGGGCCCGGCATCTGCTGGAGTCCAGCGACCTCACCGTGGACCAGATCGCGGGCCGGGTCGGCTTCGCGACCGGCGCCTCCCTGCGCCAGCACCTGAACGCGGCGATCGGGGTGACCCCGCAGGCGTACCGCCGCACGTTCCAGACCACCCGCTGA
- a CDS encoding DUF4235 domain-containing protein: MAKKKKMSRAYQPLGFVLGWSGGWLAGLAFRKTWMAIRHEEDAPDALDKDRGWGEVLLAAAIQGAIFAVVRSAVDRAGAKAIERSTGTWPAGEKGGRD, encoded by the coding sequence GTGGCCAAGAAGAAGAAGATGTCCCGCGCCTACCAGCCGCTCGGGTTCGTGCTCGGCTGGTCGGGCGGCTGGCTGGCCGGGCTCGCCTTCCGCAAGACGTGGATGGCGATCCGGCACGAGGAGGACGCGCCCGACGCGCTGGACAAGGACCGCGGCTGGGGCGAGGTCCTGCTGGCCGCCGCGATCCAGGGCGCCATCTTCGCCGTGGTGCGCAGCGCCGTGGACCGCGCGGGCGCCAAGGCGATCGAGCGTTCGACCGGCACGTGGCCGGCCGGCGAGAAGGGCGGCCGGGACTGA
- a CDS encoding glutathione S-transferase C-terminal domain-containing protein: MSRDDGDDGNSAYGRRSFKRSKAHFTDRITADGRDGWPVEAGRYRLVVSRACPWASRSLVSRRLLGLEDALSLAVADPIQDDRSWRFTLDEDGRDPVLGIRCLSEAYDRRETDYPGGVSVPAVVDVPSGKLVTNDYQQLTLDLATEWTALHREGAPDLYPQKLRDEIDEVMADVYEDVNNGVYRAGFATEQKEYATACAGVFRRLELLAGRLERQRYLVGDTITEADIRLFTTLVRFDAVYHGHFKCNHWKLTENRVLWGYVRDLYQTPGFGDTVDFDHIKRHYYQVHTGINPTRIVPLGPDLSGWLTPHHREELGGRPFGDGTPPGPVRAEERIPAAHTP; the protein is encoded by the coding sequence ATGAGCCGCGACGACGGCGACGACGGCAACAGCGCCTACGGAAGGAGGTCGTTCAAGCGGTCCAAGGCGCATTTCACGGACCGGATCACCGCCGACGGCCGGGACGGCTGGCCGGTGGAGGCCGGCCGCTACCGTCTGGTCGTCAGCCGCGCCTGCCCGTGGGCGAGCCGGTCGCTGGTCTCACGGCGGCTGCTCGGCCTGGAGGACGCTCTCTCCCTGGCCGTCGCCGACCCGATCCAGGACGACCGCAGCTGGCGCTTCACACTGGACGAGGACGGCCGCGACCCGGTCCTCGGCATCCGCTGTCTGAGTGAGGCGTACGACCGCCGGGAGACGGACTACCCCGGTGGTGTCAGCGTGCCGGCCGTCGTGGACGTGCCCAGCGGGAAGCTGGTCACCAACGACTACCAGCAGCTGACGCTCGACCTCGCGACCGAATGGACGGCCCTGCACCGGGAGGGCGCGCCCGATCTGTATCCGCAGAAGCTGCGCGACGAGATCGACGAGGTGATGGCGGACGTCTACGAGGACGTCAACAACGGCGTGTACCGGGCCGGTTTCGCCACCGAGCAGAAGGAGTACGCGACCGCCTGCGCGGGCGTGTTCCGGCGGCTGGAGCTGCTCGCCGGGCGGCTGGAACGGCAACGGTACCTCGTCGGGGACACCATCACCGAGGCGGACATCCGGCTGTTCACCACGCTGGTCCGCTTCGACGCGGTCTACCACGGCCACTTCAAGTGCAACCACTGGAAGCTGACGGAGAACCGGGTGCTCTGGGGCTACGTCCGTGACCTGTACCAGACGCCCGGGTTCGGCGACACGGTCGACTTCGACCACATCAAGCGGCACTACTACCAGGTGCACACCGGCATCAACCCGACCCGCATCGTGCCCCTGGGCCCGGACCTGTCCGGCTGGCTCACCCCGCACCACCGTGAGGAGCTGGGCGGCCGGCCGTTCGGCGACGGCACCCCGCCCGGGCCGGTCCGCGCCGAGGAGCGGATCCCGGCCGCGCACACACCCTGA
- a CDS encoding DUF742 domain-containing protein, translating to MSAPRRPSDPSGLERYYVLTGGRSGPGGSASSLDVATLVVARAAPLPGMQHEHEEILRRCRDPLSVAELGAHLGLPFNILAVLLSDLLDAGRVEARDPIPAHDAGRGPDLALLEEVLSGLERL from the coding sequence ATGAGTGCTCCCCGCAGGCCGTCCGACCCGTCCGGTCTCGAGCGCTACTACGTCCTCACCGGAGGGCGCAGCGGACCGGGCGGTTCGGCGTCGAGCCTCGACGTGGCGACTCTCGTCGTCGCCCGCGCCGCCCCGTTACCGGGCATGCAGCACGAGCACGAGGAGATCCTCCGCCGCTGCCGCGATCCGCTGTCGGTCGCCGAACTCGGCGCCCACCTCGGACTGCCCTTCAACATTCTCGCCGTGCTGCTGTCGGACCTGCTGGACGCAGGTCGCGTCGAAGCCCGTGACCCCATCCCGGCACACGACGCCGGCCGCGGGCCCGACCTCGCGCTCCTTGAGGAGGTACTCAGTGGACTTGAAAGGCTTTGA